The Haloarcula marismortui ATCC 43049 region ATGCAGACGAGCGCGAGCGAACAGGCGCACCACTCACTACAGCCCGTCACGATCGAGGCATCTCGACCGAGATCGGCCACGGAACCGACGCACACGGGAACGAACTCTCTGGTCAGAAACGCCGGCAGCTGGCCCGGATGCGACGTGAGCAGACCCGTGGTCGCTGGCGGTCCAAAGCGGAACGGAATCTCGCACACGGGTTGGGCGAGGTACGCCGGCTGGCGAGTGCGCTCGAGCTCTCTGAGTCGATTCGTGACCAGGCGTGCCAGCTCTTCCGGAGCGCTCAGAGCGAGGATCTGCTTCGAGGCAGATCCATCGAAGCCATCGGTGCAGCGAGTATCTACGGTACCTGTCGATGTAACCAACACCCGCTTCTCCTCGAGGATGTCGTCGACGCCGCCCGAGTCGAGTCCGCTCGTGTCACCAACGCCTACCGAACACTGAATCGCGAATTAGAGCTCCCAGCACCACCAATGCGCCCGACGTCGTTCATTCCACGCCTGATCTCGGCGCTGGAGTTAGACCACGACATTCGTCGGCGCGCGAACGAACTCGCAGAACGCGCCGAGGGGACAACCCTCACGAACGGCTGTCAGCCATCGGGCGTCGCGGCCGCCTGTGTCTATCTGGCTGCCCAAGAGCAGGGCGCGTTGATTACCCAATCCACCGTCGCGTCGGCAGCAGAGGTGTCAGTCGTGACGCTCCGAAGCCGGCGAGACGAACTCCAAGCGATCTGAGACGCCTCCGGTAGAGGAATACCTACATACAGGCAGAGAGTCTACAAGGGGGTATGGATCTGGACGAGACTGTCGAGTATCTGTCGACAGAACTCGATATCGAGCGGAGTGAGCACGTTCGCGAGGTCGGTCGAGCGGTCGCCGAGCTCCGTGACTGAATCGGTCTCAGGCGGTCAGATTTATCCCGTCGTCGCCGAATCCGTCCCCGCATTTTCTCACCCCTGAGTTTAAATACCAAACCGGGGGAAACGCGGAGCGAATCGATGACTGACCACAACTCAGACCGAGAGGCGTTCCAACCTGTCGGGGAGGGCGCTCTGGTGCCGGACCCAGCGCTGGATCAGCCAGCAGACGGCCAGCCAAGCCGCCAGCGTGAAGCCTCGCATTCGGGTGGGTATCCGGACGGAACAACCGACACAGACCGATCCTGTGTCTCCTGTGGCGCATCGATCCCGGCGTCGCAACGAAAATGCCGGTTCTGTCTCGAACACGAACTTGACGGCGCGTCGGAGTCGGGTGCTGCGAGTTCCGAGCAGACACTGCGTGGTGTGATCCACTTCCTCGTCGAATCGGGGACGTTCTACGGCGCCGTGGCAAGGGGAGCAGCAGCAGCGACACTTCTCTCGTCAGGTCACGACCAGCCCATCGACGACTGTACGCTCATCTACGATCTCGACGACGAGCCCGCACCCCAGCTAACCGAGCGCTGGCCTACGCTCCCCGCTGCTACTGAGGTGACCGCAGCGGCTGGCGACGCGTTACTAACAGCGGCCCGTGAGCGGACAGCGTGGAACGAGAGGAGCGATCGTTCTCAGACGGAGATTCCACGCGTCTATGACGAGCGTGGCCAGGGAATTCGCGATGAGTCGTCCCTCGAGCACACGCTCGACGACAGCGATCAGCTGTGGATCGTCCCAGCAATCGCTGTGGAAACAGTACCCCGCGAAACGAAATCCTCCAGTACCAGAGCTGAAATCCCGACCGTAACAGCCCTCGAGTGCCAGCACTGTACGAAAGAAACAGAACATCGCTTCAGTACACGCGAGTCGCTCCCTGACGAGACCTGGACGGGCCAACCAATCTGGGAGTGCCAAGTGTGTGGCACAGGTCGCTACGGGCCTGCTCCCGAATAGGGCAGTAGGAATCTCACCGTTTAACCAACAGTCTCCGATGGAGATGGCTTCTGTTGGTTAACACGGTGAGTACCCGCAAGTCCGACGTCAGTCATAGCGGGCGTTCATTCGGCAGGTTCGCAGCGGCCTGTCTCTACAAAGCGGGGCGGGAACAGGGGGTGTGGGTAACGCACCGTGACATCGCCAAGTCCGGAAACGTCACGCCGACCACGGCCTGGACGCATCACCAGAGGTTCGATGAACTCGCTGTCTAGACGGGCCAGGTAGGGAGCGAGGGCGCTCCATTCTTCCAGTGGATCGCATCTAGCGCGGGCGGGAACTGCTGTAGTCGGTCATCGAGGACGGCGAGTGGGTGCGCATCGAGAAACGTCGCCTTGTGCCGATCAACCGGCGTGTCTTCGTGATTGAGTTGGATATGACAGGGCCCAAGGTCCGGATGGTCGGCATCTTGGTGGAATCCGAGCATCAGATTTCGGTCCGGTTCGACCCAGTTTATGCGGTAGTATTCGTGGTCGACGCCGGCGGGGTACCAGAAGCGAATCTCCAGTCGTGCTGTCGCCGCGTCGTACGAGTCACTCAGGAACGTCGTCGGATCGACACCCGCGATGACGTACCGGGGTCGGCGTCGAGACGGGCGATAGCGGACCTCTTCACACCCTGGCTGGTTCGTCAATCGGTCGTGAACGTCGCGGAGGAGGGTCCGCTGTGTATAGCGGTCGCGACCGGCAAGAAAGATCATTCTGTGAGAGAGGAGGGTTAGCTCGTGGCGCGGTCAGCCACGTCGGTCATCTGCTCGCGGGCAGCTTCGACGTCGGAGTAGAGTTCCAGTGCGTGCTTGATGAGGCGGCGATCCTCCTCGTTCTCACGCCAGAACGCGATGACGTCGCGGCGGTCCCGGAGCTCCGCACTTGTGAGGTCGCCGTCGGCGAGCGACTGTTCAAGCTCTTCCCACGTCTCGACGTCGTAGGTCGCCTGCCACTCCTCGATCTCCTCGGTAATCGCGGCCAATTCACTCCGCAGCTCCTCGCGGGTATTTTCCTCGATGAGCGTGCGGATCTCCTCGAAGAGCAGTCGCGTGTAGTCCGGTTGGTAGCGCGTCGTCTCGCCGGCCTCGACGCGACGCAACTGGCCCTGGTCGACGAGGTCCTGAAGTTCCTCGTTGGTCGTGCTCCAGGCGGCGTCGGCCTGCTCGCTGATCCAGTTAACTGAGCGGGGTTCGCGAAGTGACTCGGCGACCGCCCGAATGCGGTCGCGGGCGCTCATCGACTCAGTCCACGATTGGACCCCATCTCGCGAGGATTCGGTCATGGTTGGCACCTCTTGGGACAGTGTTCGCGCCCTACTCCCATATATGTTTGTACTGTCTCGCATAATCAAGAATGCCTTGCGGGCGAAGGCGTCCGGACGTTGAAATGCGATACCGACAGAAGGTATGGCCAACCGATGTACGACCGATATTCTGACGTTGAGGAACTACGGCCGACCGGCGAGGCATCCCACAGCCCGGACACAATGTTGGACGACGGGTGTGAGAGTGACCTCCTGGCGGCAACGCGTCGCGACGAGCACTGGTGGCGACCTGATGCGACGACGACAGTCACGTGGAGTGTCTATCCGCGCCGGCGAGTGGTGAGGCGCTACCGATGAATCAGCAAGTCGAACAGGGCTACTGGATGCATCGTGTACTCAGCAATCTCAGCCGCCTCGACGTCGAGCGGTTGGACGACGCGGATCGAGAGCGAGTCGAGACTGCAAGAGACCTCCTGGAAGAAGTGAGCCTACTCACGGGACCAGAGGACGGGAGCGGACCAGACGCCCCAACAGACGACTGATCGTCATCGCCGTCGACGCCAGGGGCACTTCCAGTGTCGGTTTATCGCCCCCCAAGAGGGGTGCGGGGCTTCCCGCGAGTCCAGACATGGCGACACTACAAGCTGCGACGACGTCAACCGGCGCGATCGTATCGGATCCACAGGCTGTCCGCGAACTCTGTGAGAGCTACTGCTTCGGGACGCTCGACTGGGAGGTCACCGACAAGGGCGAACTCACCATCTGGGGGTACGATGACTTCGAAGTGTACGAGGCGCGGGAGAACGGCCTCCCGGACTACGAGGGCGGCATCGTGACCCACGAATTCTTGCGAGAACTTGCCGACCACCTCGAAGCTGACGAGGAACTCGACATCCAGACAGCGGGGTTCACGAAGTGTCGCTTCCCAGTGCTGGCGAAGCGGTACGTCGTTCGCGACGGCGAAGTCCTCTACGCGGATCTCAGTTCCCCCGAACCAATCGAGGAGTAGCGTTGTTCGTCCCCCGAGAGGGGTGCGGGGCGATCCAGTAGCGGTCGCCCCGTGAGGTGATTGCTCGATGGGCCACCGCGCACTCGTTGCGTACGAACGCACAGACGGACAGTACACGCTCCACTACAGCCATTGGGGCGCAGCGAACCTCAAGCTCAAGCACCGAATTTCGGCTGAGTCGCCGTTCGGTGGCGACGACACCAACTCCAAGTGGGCGAAACAGCTGCTGGCTGAACTGGCCGATGGCCTCGAGGCAGATGCGGTCGACGGCTACCTCGCTGACGAGGATCGACCGTCGACGGTCGTCGAGCCGAAGCCCCGCGCCACCGGGCTCACCCTCGACGAGATCATCGCTGACCATCTCGACTACCTCCACCACGAGGCGTTCTACGTGGTGTCACCGACCTTCGAGGTGACCGCCTACCGGACGCTGTGGTTCGGCCTGCAGTACGATTCAGAGACAATCGACAACGGTGAGACGGTCGGGAACGGGGCGCTCGCGACCGTTCGGTGGCACGACGGCGAGCCGGTCGGCGACGGCCATCTGAAGGGGCAGTTCCGGGCGCTGAAGGACGTCGTCGGCGATATGGTCGACAAGGGGGTGTTCACGCCGTCGACGGCGAGGCAGTACCTCAAGCAGAAACTCGGCGAGTGGGTCGGCGAGCGCCAGGAACTGCGCATCCCTGGTGGTGAATCACCGTCGAAAACTGCGTCAGTCGACCGATTATAACGCCAATCCCTTTCTGAGTCCCCACGAACGTCTGGATATGTCAGATCGGGCTGATGACGAGGTGCGAGTATGGCTCGTCGAACGTACCTACTCCGATGATGAACAGAACCTAATCATCCTCACCTACGCGACACCCGACGGCAAACAGTATTATCGGAAAGAGCGGGCACTCACGTCCTTCACCGATATTCGAGATACGACAGCGGCAGTCGATGCGGGGCCCGGCAATCTCGGCACGGTTGATGACCCCGATCTCCAGGACCAATACGCGGCCGAAGCGCAGCGAATGCAGGAGGTCCACGACCCGAACGACGTGATCTGATGCTCACCAGTAGACGTAGTCCCGTGCCATTGGTTATGTCGGAGGAGGCCGTAGACGGGGTATGCGCGAACTCGTCTTCGCCCTCGAATACGAGCCGGGGTGCAATAGGGTGGCGGATGCCCTTGCCGACTACCCCGACGCCCGTGTCCGCTCGCTTTCGTTGCACGCGACTGCCGACCAACTTTGGCGAGTCGACCATGCCACCGGCACTCCGGACGCACTCGACGCCATCGAGGACGCGTTTCGAAACAGCGACTACTACGCCGACTGTCTCGCCACCGAGGACTGCGGCGCCACCCAGACCACCCGCGTCCTTGACCGCACGGACGACACGCTCGTCCTCTACTCCGACTGGGAGCGAACCCCCACCTGCGCCTCGGTTCCCCACATCGCCCGCGACCATCTCGGGGACGGCGTGCTGTTCGAGACCCGTCATGAGGGCCGCCACTACACGTGGCGACTCATCCACTCGGGCGACGGCGACGTGGCGGCATTCTTCGACTCCCTCGAGGTTGCCGTCGAAGAATGCGCTCAGATGGAGATGCTCCGCACCGCGGACACGACGACAGCAGCTGGAGGAAGCGACGAAACACCGAGCGGATTACCCCCGGCGCAGGAAGCCGCCCTCCAAGCCGCCGTCGAACACGGCTACTACGAGTCGCCCCGCGAGGTCGATGTCGGCGAGTTGGCCGAGCATCTCGACGTGCCTCGGTCAACACTTACCTACCGGCTCCGTCGGGCGGAAGAACATTTGGCGAAGCAACACGTCGCCGGCGAGCGGGTAGCGGAAGAACGGCTGGCATCGCACTGACACCGCGGTTGGAATATTCCAACAAAGACATATCGAACTCCCGCTCCTACCGTGAGGTGATGACAGAGAATTCCGATGTGGATACAGCGGGACCACCGAACGGCGGCGGGCAGCGGGAGTTGACTGCCCGTCTCACGGTCCCCGAGATGGACTGTCCGTCGTGTGCGCAAAAAGTCGACAAGAGCCTCCAGCGCGTC contains the following coding sequences:
- a CDS encoding transcription initiation factor IIB; translated protein: MTTRDIYETGFDEDVQTESSATQCPECDGRVTTNAVETICEDCGLVIEEQRIDHGPEWRAYDADERERTGAPLTTARHDRGISTEIGHGTDAHGNELSGQKRRQLARMRREQTRGRWRSKAERNLAHGLGEVRRLASALELSESIRDQACQLFRSAQSEDLLRGRSIEAIGAASIYGTCRCNQHPLLLEDVVDAARVESARVTNAYRTLNRELELPAPPMRPTSFIPRLISALELDHDIRRRANELAERAEGTTLTNGCQPSGVAAACVYLAAQEQGALITQSTVASAAEVSVVTLRSRRDELQAI
- a CDS encoding DUF7342 family protein — protein: MTESSRDGVQSWTESMSARDRIRAVAESLREPRSVNWISEQADAAWSTTNEELQDLVDQGQLRRVEAGETTRYQPDYTRLLFEEIRTLIEENTREELRSELAAITEEIEEWQATYDVETWEELEQSLADGDLTSAELRDRRDVIAFWRENEEDRRLIKHALELYSDVEAAREQMTDVADRATS
- a CDS encoding DUF6735 family protein, producing the protein MGHRALVAYERTDGQYTLHYSHWGAANLKLKHRISAESPFGGDDTNSKWAKQLLAELADGLEADAVDGYLADEDRPSTVVEPKPRATGLTLDEIIADHLDYLHHEAFYVVSPTFEVTAYRTLWFGLQYDSETIDNGETVGNGALATVRWHDGEPVGDGHLKGQFRALKDVVGDMVDKGVFTPSTARQYLKQKLGEWVGERQELRIPGGESPSKTASVDRL
- a CDS encoding helix-turn-helix domain-containing protein, which translates into the protein MRELVFALEYEPGCNRVADALADYPDARVRSLSLHATADQLWRVDHATGTPDALDAIEDAFRNSDYYADCLATEDCGATQTTRVLDRTDDTLVLYSDWERTPTCASVPHIARDHLGDGVLFETRHEGRHYTWRLIHSGDGDVAAFFDSLEVAVEECAQMEMLRTADTTTAAGGSDETPSGLPPAQEAALQAAVEHGYYESPREVDVGELAEHLDVPRSTLTYRLRRAEEHLAKQHVAGERVAEERLASH